The window GAAAACCCCTGAATATCTCTCAGGGGCTGGGGGTGGCTCGGCAGTCCCGCTCCCGGTTGGAGTAAGCGATTCAGCTACATGCCCTGCGCCAGCGCTTCAAGCGTCGCCTTGGCCCAGGGCTGGTCCAGGGACGGGACCGGGGCGTAGGTGGCCGCCCCCGTGATCCGCATCCCCGCCTCCCACTCGGCGGGGCCGTCCTCGAGAACATCCTCCACCGTGAGGCTGAAGAGGCCGGCGTCGGGCAGGCCAGGCACGGGGTGGGGCCCCTCTGCAGCTCGAACCTTCACGTAGAAGGTCCGCTCGGGCTCGACGAGGAGCAGGGTCGCTGTCTGGCGCTCGAGGAGATTCCGGGCGCTCCGGCTCCGGGCGCCGATCACGATGCGGATCGTCTTGGGCCCTGCGGCGCGCACCTCG is drawn from Candidatus Rokuibacteriota bacterium and contains these coding sequences:
- a CDS encoding pyridoxamine 5'-phosphate oxidase family protein — its product is MSRSLGPELPADLVARLSQGDLARHLGKVLPLITVDPGGFPHPMLLSSLEVRAAGPKTIRIVIGARSRSARNLLERQTATLLLVEPERTFYVKVRAAEGPHPVPGLPDAGLFSLTVEDVLEDGPAEWEAGMRITGAATYAPVPSLDQPWAKATLEALAQGM